A window of Paenibacillus polygoni contains these coding sequences:
- a CDS encoding MOSC domain-containing protein — MDKAVCVFDYLAYPSYEAFLGQNLQPGAFGENITVSGCSEQDTYIGDIWKLGEATVQVSQPREPCFKLGVKHNNKELPLKFQTTGITGYYFRVLEEGYVSAESELVLYSRAVSSVSVMEANYIMHQNKDDVHAVHKLLSVDSLSASWKSTLTKRWEKQQLN, encoded by the coding sequence GTGGATAAGGCCGTATGTGTATTTGACTATCTTGCCTATCCTTCGTATGAAGCTTTTTTGGGACAAAACTTACAGCCAGGTGCATTTGGTGAGAATATTACGGTATCCGGCTGCAGTGAGCAGGACACATATATCGGTGATATATGGAAGCTTGGAGAAGCAACAGTACAAGTGAGTCAGCCGCGCGAACCTTGTTTTAAACTAGGTGTGAAACACAACAATAAGGAGCTTCCTTTGAAGTTTCAAACCACTGGAATTACAGGGTACTATTTTCGAGTGCTGGAAGAAGGATATGTCTCTGCTGAAAGTGAACTTGTTCTCTATTCACGTGCAGTAAGCAGTGTAAGTGTAATGGAGGCAAACTACATTATGCATCAGAATAAAGATGATGTTCATGCAGTACATAAGCTTCTTTCTGTGGATTCTCTATCAGCGAGCTGGAAATCCACACTGACAAAAAGATGGGAAAAGCAACAACTCAACTAG
- a CDS encoding aminotransferase class I/II-fold pyridoxal phosphate-dependent enzyme yields MIVNQDKKDNKPASKSMSSYLNPGAQQIPPSGIRKFFDLVGPNKGIISLGVGEPDFITPWHMREASVYSLERGFTSYTSNAGMIELREAISDYLERGFHTPYDPEDEILVTVGGSEAIDLALRALIVAGDEILVPEPCYVAYSPIIALGGGVPVGVETVAETNFKLTPEALEAKITPKSKVLILCYPSNPTGATMTYEDWLPIAEIVEKHDLIVISDEIYAELTYNQKHVSFPSIPGMRDRTILVSGFSKAFAMTGWRIGYMCGNSDLISAMLKIHQYTVMCAPSMGQVAALEALRNGIEEKDRMVESYNQRRRLIVQGFRDIGLDCHEPQGAFYAFPSIRKTGLTSEEFAHRLLTEGKVATVPGGVFGSGGEGYLRCSYATSLAQLNEALERIGNFVYKLEQVGK; encoded by the coding sequence ATGATAGTTAACCAAGATAAAAAAGATAATAAACCCGCTTCAAAATCAATGAGCTCGTATCTAAATCCAGGGGCTCAGCAAATACCGCCGTCAGGGATTCGTAAGTTTTTTGACCTCGTTGGTCCTAACAAAGGGATTATTTCTCTTGGCGTAGGAGAGCCTGATTTTATTACACCATGGCATATGCGTGAAGCTTCTGTATACTCGCTTGAACGCGGATTTACGAGTTATACGTCAAACGCCGGAATGATTGAACTTCGAGAAGCGATCAGTGATTACCTTGAGCGAGGATTTCATACTCCATACGATCCTGAAGATGAAATTCTCGTTACGGTAGGTGGAAGTGAAGCGATTGACCTGGCATTACGTGCACTGATCGTGGCGGGTGATGAAATTTTGGTTCCTGAGCCTTGTTATGTAGCTTATTCGCCTATTATTGCGCTTGGCGGCGGCGTTCCCGTAGGTGTAGAAACGGTAGCAGAAACCAATTTTAAGCTGACTCCGGAAGCACTTGAAGCAAAAATTACGCCAAAATCCAAAGTGTTAATTCTCTGTTATCCAAGCAATCCGACAGGGGCTACCATGACTTATGAAGATTGGCTGCCCATTGCTGAGATCGTAGAGAAGCATGATCTTATCGTCATTTCAGATGAAATCTATGCAGAGCTTACCTATAATCAAAAGCATGTAAGTTTTCCATCGATCCCTGGGATGAGAGACAGAACCATCCTGGTAAGCGGGTTCTCTAAAGCTTTTGCAATGACAGGTTGGAGAATTGGTTACATGTGCGGAAATTCGGATCTGATTTCAGCCATGCTTAAAATTCACCAATATACAGTAATGTGTGCTCCGTCCATGGGGCAAGTTGCTGCTTTGGAAGCTTTGCGTAATGGGATTGAGGAAAAGGATCGAATGGTCGAGTCCTACAATCAGCGGCGCCGATTAATTGTTCAAGGATTTCGGGACATTGGACTTGATTGTCATGAACCTCAAGGTGCATTCTATGCATTTCCAAGTATACGCAAAACAGGTCTTACTTCAGAGGAGTTTGCCCACAGGTTATTAACGGAAGGTAAAGTTGCAACGGTTCCAGGCGGCGTTTTTGGTTCGGGTGGAGAAGGTTATTTACGGTGTTCCTATGCAACTTCTCTAGCTCAATTAAACGAAGCTTTAGAAAGAATCGGAAATTTTGTTTATAAACTCGAACAAGTGGGTAAATAA
- a CDS encoding arsenate reductase family protein codes for MSKLTVYQYAKCGTCRKAVKWLEAAGHDLTQIPIFEEPPTVEELASLVENSGLELKKFFNTSGEVYKEMNLKDQLKGMSREEQLQLLASNGRLIKRPIVTDGSKVTVGFKEEQFQETWG; via the coding sequence ATGAGTAAACTCACCGTATATCAATATGCGAAATGCGGCACTTGCCGTAAAGCAGTAAAATGGCTGGAGGCAGCTGGACATGATCTAACGCAAATTCCAATTTTTGAAGAGCCGCCTACAGTAGAGGAATTAGCATCCCTTGTTGAAAACAGCGGACTAGAGCTGAAAAAGTTTTTCAATACAAGTGGAGAAGTCTATAAGGAAATGAATCTTAAGGACCAGCTAAAAGGAATGAGCAGAGAAGAACAGTTACAACTGTTGGCCTCTAACGGCAGACTGATTAAACGTCCGATTGTGACGGACGGAAGCAAGGTAACCGTTGGTTTCAAAGAAGAACAATTTCAAGAAACTTGGGGTTGA
- a CDS encoding spore coat protein, with protein sequence MNSSSTGSFMPDADLAYTILADLKRTVREYSTATTESNCPTVRQMFTDLTNSTLKLQGELYNVMQQNNLYPAPGKALQSDINKQIQTANQTKQECEQFVQQKNINTVPGSPMGQSYGSPLNTSEYSSNPYVR encoded by the coding sequence ATGAATTCATCTTCCACTGGTTCATTTATGCCTGATGCAGATTTAGCGTATACCATCTTAGCCGATTTAAAAAGAACGGTACGAGAATACAGTACGGCAACTACCGAATCTAACTGTCCAACTGTTCGCCAAATGTTTACGGATCTAACGAACAGTACTTTGAAATTACAGGGCGAACTTTATAACGTTATGCAACAAAATAATTTGTATCCAGCTCCAGGGAAAGCACTCCAATCGGATATTAATAAACAAATACAGACAGCAAATCAAACAAAACAAGAATGTGAACAGTTCGTACAACAAAAAAATATCAATACAGTACCCGGCTCACCAATGGGTCAGTCTTATGGGTCACCATTAAATACAAGTGAATATTCCTCCAACCCATACGTACGGTAG
- a CDS encoding 5'-3' exonuclease: protein MSNETKEQQSVLIVDGMAVLFRAYFATAAGGYIRRTKDGLATNAVYGFIRYFWDAVQTFNPTHVVCCWDLGGGTFRGEHYAAYKGNRPEAPEDLIPQFTMIQEVMESLGIPNISAPGYEADDCIGTLSRLYSEDLGMNVMILSGDHDLLQLVNDRTSVIIMKKGHGNYKVYTPDSLYEEKGLRPRQIIDMKGLMGDASDNYPGVRGIGEKTAMKLVQEYESIEGILEHLDELSPSIRKKIENDLEMLHLSRKLAEIHLEVPVACSLESCVLSLDHHQVIAKFEELEMKSLCSLIGVAIS, encoded by the coding sequence GTGAGTAATGAAACAAAAGAACAACAATCGGTATTGATCGTCGACGGTATGGCCGTCTTATTTCGTGCGTATTTTGCTACAGCTGCTGGCGGGTATATTCGTCGTACAAAAGACGGGCTGGCCACAAATGCAGTTTATGGCTTTATTCGGTATTTTTGGGATGCAGTTCAGACATTTAACCCGACACATGTGGTATGCTGCTGGGATTTAGGTGGAGGAACTTTCCGAGGCGAGCATTATGCGGCATATAAGGGGAATCGTCCGGAAGCGCCGGAAGATTTAATTCCTCAGTTTACCATGATTCAAGAAGTAATGGAGAGTCTCGGTATTCCAAACATTAGTGCTCCAGGTTATGAAGCTGACGATTGTATTGGAACGTTAAGTCGTCTATATAGCGAAGATCTTGGTATGAATGTGATGATTCTGTCTGGAGATCACGATCTTCTTCAGCTTGTAAATGATCGTACCAGTGTGATTATAATGAAAAAAGGGCATGGTAATTATAAAGTATATACTCCTGATTCCCTATATGAGGAGAAGGGGCTGCGTCCTCGTCAAATCATTGATATGAAGGGGCTTATGGGGGATGCAAGTGATAATTACCCGGGCGTTCGAGGAATTGGCGAAAAAACAGCGATGAAGCTAGTTCAAGAGTATGAATCGATTGAAGGGATTCTTGAACATCTGGATGAACTTAGTCCTTCTATTCGCAAGAAGATTGAGAATGACTTGGAGATGTTACATCTATCTCGCAAATTGGCTGAGATCCATTTGGAAGTTCCCGTTGCTTGTTCTCTGGAAAGTTGTGTTCTAAGTTTAGACCATCATCAGGTTATTGCGAAATTTGAAGAGCTTGAAATGAAAAGCTTGTGTTCACTGATCGGGGTTGCGATTAGTTAA
- a CDS encoding Lrp/AsnC family transcriptional regulator, whose amino-acid sequence MIELNDLKLKVLNLLKEDARRTPALLATLLGTSEEEIKKAVSELEKDNVIVKYATVVNWEKVDDEKVTALIEVQISPERGRGFEGIAERIYLYPQVKSVYLMSGAYDLLVEIEGRNLREVANFVSERLSTIDSVLSTKTNFILKKYKQDGIIFEPHQEDKRLPISP is encoded by the coding sequence ATGATAGAACTTAATGATTTGAAATTAAAAGTACTTAATTTGTTAAAAGAAGACGCGAGAAGAACCCCAGCACTCCTTGCTACTTTACTTGGGACTTCAGAAGAAGAAATCAAGAAAGCGGTATCGGAACTGGAGAAAGACAATGTAATCGTAAAGTATGCGACCGTTGTGAACTGGGAAAAAGTCGATGATGAGAAAGTAACCGCCTTGATTGAAGTTCAAATTAGTCCTGAACGCGGTCGTGGTTTTGAAGGAATTGCAGAGCGCATTTATTTGTATCCACAAGTAAAATCAGTGTACCTCATGTCAGGAGCGTATGACCTCCTAGTTGAGATTGAAGGACGCAATTTACGTGAAGTCGCTAATTTTGTATCGGAAAGACTTTCTACGATTGATTCTGTATTGTCGACCAAGACAAACTTTATTCTTAAAAAATATAAACAAGACGGCATCATTTTTGAGCCACATCAAGAAGATAAACGGCTCCCTATTTCGCCATAA
- a CDS encoding bifunctional adenosylcobinamide kinase/adenosylcobinamide-phosphate guanylyltransferase codes for MLIMVTGGVSSGKTQFALSYASTLAREGIYITDEYAKPLPEKMRAPSKLRRVHISSHQTLPDTLDHINRESNLFRADRRIVIIDSLTSWMMSEWRNCWNSADQARIIARLEKLKEVILSYQGLLLIITNEMQGSFHPSEEEKQFISSMAEMNRIIAVRSDQVFQLTSGIASEISRNKIRY; via the coding sequence ATGCTCATTATGGTAACAGGGGGAGTAAGCAGCGGTAAAACTCAGTTTGCACTATCCTATGCCTCAACACTTGCACGGGAAGGCATTTATATAACAGATGAATATGCAAAACCTTTGCCTGAAAAAATGAGAGCCCCGTCCAAACTGCGCAGAGTACATATCTCTTCACACCAGACACTTCCAGATACACTTGATCATATCAACAGGGAATCTAACTTGTTCCGTGCGGATCGTCGAATTGTTATTATTGATAGTTTGACCAGCTGGATGATGAGTGAATGGAGAAACTGTTGGAATAGTGCGGATCAAGCTCGTATTATAGCAAGGTTGGAGAAATTAAAGGAAGTTATTTTATCTTATCAGGGATTACTGCTGATTATTACTAACGAAATGCAGGGGAGTTTTCATCCTTCTGAGGAGGAAAAACAATTCATTTCTTCAATGGCTGAGATGAATCGTATAATTGCAGTCAGAAGCGACCAAGTGTTTCAGCTCACTTCGGGCATTGCAAGCGAGATCAGCAGGAACAAAATCAGATATTAA
- a CDS encoding MFS transporter: protein MKKAMLDGQSKLLLFVNGLFVLASALSGTFINVFLWKSRQDFTMIGWFTISQQIALVLTFWLAGKWVKEHNKMNVIRVGILLSAVFYLLVLWLDQQAVSYIWPLGLLLGTSLGLFWISFNVVYFEVTSRDNRDLFNGWVGLIGSLVGIVGPWASGLVISLSKANQGYRIIFMISMVVYGVGVIVSFFLKKRKTEGTYYWIEPFRQLKNTASPWRHAAPALAFQGIREGVFSFLVNLLVYIATTQEVKLGQFYLYTSLVALVSYHFVGKWYKPAHRYYGSLVGALLLSLLTLPLLWAVNYSTLLIVGIGSALFMPFYILPMISSVFDLMGTSEEMVSKRVELVVLREICLSAGRIAGVLIFILVLSIHDSSKTMTWLMVILGFSPVLSWLFLRKLVRI from the coding sequence ATGAAAAAAGCGATGCTTGACGGGCAATCCAAGCTGCTTCTATTTGTGAATGGTCTATTTGTTCTTGCGAGTGCCTTATCGGGCACCTTTATTAATGTGTTTCTATGGAAAAGCCGGCAAGATTTCACCATGATTGGCTGGTTTACCATCAGTCAGCAGATCGCGCTTGTCCTTACTTTTTGGCTGGCTGGAAAGTGGGTGAAAGAACATAACAAAATGAATGTCATCAGGGTCGGCATTTTATTATCTGCTGTATTCTATCTCCTTGTACTCTGGCTTGATCAGCAGGCCGTATCGTATATTTGGCCTTTAGGGTTGTTACTCGGAACTTCGCTTGGTTTGTTCTGGATCTCCTTTAATGTGGTTTATTTTGAAGTGACGAGTCGAGATAACCGTGACTTATTTAATGGATGGGTCGGGCTTATTGGTTCACTTGTTGGGATCGTGGGTCCCTGGGCATCGGGTCTTGTCATTTCGCTATCGAAGGCAAATCAAGGTTACAGAATCATTTTTATGATTTCGATGGTTGTTTATGGAGTAGGCGTCATTGTCAGCTTCTTTTTGAAAAAAAGAAAGACAGAAGGGACTTACTACTGGATAGAACCTTTTCGCCAACTAAAGAATACAGCGAGTCCGTGGCGTCATGCAGCACCTGCTCTTGCTTTCCAAGGGATCAGAGAAGGCGTGTTTTCATTTTTAGTAAACCTCTTGGTATATATCGCTACAACTCAAGAAGTAAAATTAGGACAATTCTATCTGTATACATCTTTAGTGGCACTAGTCAGTTATCATTTTGTTGGAAAATGGTATAAACCAGCTCACAGGTACTATGGTTCCTTAGTGGGGGCTTTGCTGCTTTCTTTGCTTACACTGCCTTTATTATGGGCTGTTAATTACAGCACCTTACTCATTGTTGGTATTGGATCAGCGTTATTTATGCCGTTTTATATTTTGCCGATGATCTCTTCTGTATTTGATCTCATGGGCACAAGTGAGGAAATGGTGTCAAAAAGAGTCGAACTTGTCGTATTACGTGAAATTTGTCTAAGCGCAGGGAGAATTGCAGGAGTTCTTATCTTTATCCTAGTCCTATCTATTCATGATTCAAGCAAAACCATGACATGGCTTATGGTCATTCTCGGGTTTTCTCCGGTTCTTAGTTGGCTGTTTCTTCGTAAGCTCGTTCGTATCTAG
- a CDS encoding RluA family pseudouridine synthase → MMSYYDPIVYVVLPEDEGMLLKTVLQNRLGVSRKLMSKVKLTEYGIQLNGQRVYISEKVKGGDRIELRMEKETSEDILPEPIPFDILYEDAHLLVVNKPAGLIVHPTSGHYTGTLANGVVHYWQEKGEQVRFRPVHRLDQDTSGVLCIAKNPYVHQHISEQMIQGTVDKYYTAIVHGYPEPAEGIIDGPIDRDPLEPHRRIVTPDGYPARTLYHIVERYPHGSMVQIKLESGRTHQIRVHMSSIGCPLIGDTFYSADQLTHVEFNREQARLTDTWINRQALHASKLSLTHPLSGERVTFTADLPADMAQLKAQLEQSQD, encoded by the coding sequence ATGATGTCTTACTATGATCCTATTGTGTATGTTGTTCTTCCAGAAGATGAAGGGATGCTTCTAAAAACGGTTTTGCAAAACAGATTAGGAGTTTCCCGCAAATTAATGTCCAAAGTGAAACTGACCGAATATGGAATTCAATTAAATGGTCAGCGTGTCTATATCAGCGAGAAAGTAAAGGGCGGAGATCGAATTGAACTTCGAATGGAGAAAGAGACTTCGGAAGATATTTTACCGGAACCGATTCCTTTTGATATCCTATATGAGGATGCGCATCTGCTCGTTGTGAATAAACCTGCTGGACTTATTGTACATCCAACAAGTGGTCACTATACGGGCACTCTTGCCAATGGAGTGGTACATTACTGGCAGGAAAAAGGTGAACAGGTGCGTTTTAGACCTGTCCACAGGCTGGATCAAGACACCTCAGGAGTGCTGTGTATTGCAAAGAACCCATACGTGCATCAACATATCTCCGAGCAAATGATACAAGGAACGGTAGATAAGTATTATACAGCGATTGTGCATGGTTATCCTGAACCTGCAGAAGGAATTATTGACGGACCTATTGACCGAGACCCACTAGAGCCGCATCGCCGGATCGTTACACCGGATGGTTATCCAGCTCGCACATTGTATCATATCGTGGAACGTTATCCACATGGAAGCATGGTGCAAATAAAGCTTGAGAGTGGACGAACCCACCAAATCAGGGTGCATATGAGTTCAATTGGTTGTCCGCTTATAGGAGATACCTTTTATAGTGCTGATCAGCTGACACATGTTGAATTTAACCGTGAACAGGCACGGCTAACGGATACATGGATAAATAGACAGGCTTTACATGCCAGCAAGCTCTCTTTAACACACCCGCTTTCGGGGGAAAGAGTGACATTTACTGCGGATTTACCAGCAGATATGGCACAGTTAAAAGCACAACTTGAACAATCGCAAGATTAA
- a CDS encoding phage holin family protein — protein MSILGAIVRFIVAAIVLLLVSWIVPGFSVHGFGSALLLALVIALLGWVVESIFGKRVSPFGRGIVGFLVSALVIWLSQYIVNDVSASILGALLAALVIGIIDIFVPTPFDAAKKH, from the coding sequence ATGTCAATTTTAGGGGCAATTGTTCGTTTTATTGTGGCAGCAATTGTATTGTTGCTGGTAAGTTGGATCGTTCCTGGTTTCTCTGTACACGGTTTTGGCAGTGCACTACTGTTAGCACTGGTCATCGCACTACTCGGATGGGTGGTCGAAAGTATTTTCGGCAAGAGAGTATCTCCCTTTGGTCGGGGGATCGTGGGATTCCTAGTTAGTGCGCTTGTCATCTGGTTATCCCAATATATTGTTAACGATGTATCCGCAAGTATTCTCGGTGCTCTTCTAGCAGCCCTTGTGATTGGGATCATTGATATTTTTGTCCCAACTCCATTCGATGCAGCCAAAAAACATTAA
- a CDS encoding cob(I)yrinic acid a,c-diamide adenosyltransferase translates to MKIYTKSGDKGQTSVIGARVSKDDDRVEAYGTIDELNSFVGQAISIITNEEKYEDLKEELETIQQELFDCGSDLAFVKLEEGNYKVSGDMAERLEQWIDLHQAENPQIERFIIPGGCALSSALHVCRTVSRRAERRVVTLGSHTEINPSVRLYMNRLSDYFFVIARTANVRAEVPDVEYLRSKKVFRSK, encoded by the coding sequence ATGAAGATCTATACTAAATCAGGTGATAAAGGACAGACTTCGGTAATTGGAGCAAGAGTATCAAAAGACGATGACCGGGTCGAGGCTTATGGCACGATTGATGAACTGAATAGTTTTGTCGGTCAGGCCATCAGTATCATAACGAACGAAGAAAAATATGAGGACTTGAAAGAAGAACTGGAGACCATTCAGCAGGAATTATTTGATTGCGGATCAGATCTTGCTTTTGTCAAACTAGAAGAAGGAAATTATAAAGTGTCTGGTGATATGGCAGAACGTTTAGAACAGTGGATCGATCTTCATCAAGCGGAAAATCCACAAATCGAACGTTTTATTATTCCGGGAGGGTGTGCTTTATCTTCTGCACTTCATGTGTGCCGTACCGTAAGCCGGAGAGCAGAACGCCGAGTCGTAACGCTTGGGTCTCACACTGAAATTAATCCTAGCGTCAGACTATATATGAATCGTCTGTCTGATTACTTTTTTGTAATCGCCCGTACGGCAAATGTTCGTGCTGAAGTTCCCGATGTTGAATATCTTCGCAGCAAAAAGGTGTTTCGAAGCAAATGA
- a CDS encoding aspartyl-phosphate phosphatase Spo0E family protein: MNSEKASSRNLSLEDEIHILRSKMERIFLEEKSFTSDIVIEISSLLDLKINEYMKTYPKKA, translated from the coding sequence ATAAACTCGGAGAAAGCATCATCACGCAATCTTTCCTTGGAAGATGAAATCCATATCCTGCGCAGCAAGATGGAAAGAATCTTTTTAGAAGAGAAGTCTTTTACTTCAGACATAGTGATCGAGATCAGCAGTTTGCTTGATTTAAAGATCAATGAATATATGAAGACCTATCCTAAGAAAGCATAA
- a CDS encoding cupredoxin domain-containing protein, with translation MKKAIVLLLSAMLLFVLAACGQDSKSGSDSGITEPDVAASEEITIKATNYEFDQPEYRIKKGVPVRIVFENVEGNHGIIVPGLGVQLDTKESSTVITPKETGEFEVACSIFCGKGHSSMISKIIVEE, from the coding sequence TTGAAAAAAGCAATCGTACTACTTCTCAGTGCAATGTTACTATTCGTACTTGCTGCATGCGGTCAAGACTCGAAATCGGGTTCAGACAGCGGAATTACGGAACCAGATGTGGCAGCAAGTGAAGAAATTACTATTAAAGCAACAAATTACGAATTTGATCAACCTGAATACCGTATAAAAAAAGGAGTTCCCGTTCGTATTGTTTTTGAAAACGTAGAAGGGAACCATGGAATTATTGTACCAGGACTCGGCGTGCAGCTCGACACGAAAGAGAGTTCTACTGTGATTACCCCGAAAGAGACTGGCGAATTTGAAGTTGCCTGTTCTATTTTCTGCGGTAAAGGTCACTCCTCAATGATATCTAAAATTATTGTGGAAGAATAG
- a CDS encoding endonuclease MutS2, translating to MDSKILHTLEYRKILNTISLYTQTEIGKHKAESLMPVSDLEEVKSLLTGTDQAVAVDRLKGIPSFTGVTDITSAVKRARIGGTLSPHELLAVHNTVHTARRIKRILHSMEDEIEISKLSFLSEQISEQKPLEDAIKSCISETAEVLDSASSALSQIRRELRSGESRIREKLDSMIRSSTVSKMLQDQLITIRGDRFVIPVKAEYRAHFGGIVHDQSGSGATLFIEPESIVAMNNKLRETRLAEEREIEVILQKLTALVGEQSEWLIDDVELLGTLDFIFAKGRVAREMKATLPIMNDRGFMKIKKGRHPLIPLDKVVPTDLELGNSYSSIIVTGPNTGGKTVTLKTVGLLSLMAMSGLFVPAEDGSQLCVFDAIYADIGDEQSIEQSLSTFSSHMTNIIRILSQMTPKSLVLLDELGAGTDPAEGSALAISILEHIHSTGCRMIATTHYSELKAYAYERKGIINASMEFDVASLSPTYRLLIGVPGRSNAFAIAERLGLQSDILDYARGEVKEEDQRVENMIASLEDNRLKAEQEHDKAQQIRAELEQLRSQHEHEIKKLEEQREKWLTKAEQEARDIVAKARQESEKIIHDLRKMALEEGASVKEHKLIAARKGLEEAEPAERKKKVKKAAETKKIGLGDEVKVSSLNQKGHVVELSDKEALVQIGIMKMKIAVSDLELIETSQKASTQVQRHVTAVKRTRDDNVRSELDLRGANLEEALIEADRFIDEAFLSNLGQVYLIHGKGTGVLRTGIQDYLRKHKNVKSYRLGNYGEGGSGVTVVELK from the coding sequence TTGGATTCGAAAATTTTGCATACGTTAGAATATCGTAAAATTTTAAATACAATATCTCTATACACACAAACCGAGATAGGTAAACATAAAGCGGAAAGTTTAATGCCTGTATCTGATCTTGAAGAAGTGAAATCTTTGCTTACCGGAACAGACCAAGCTGTGGCTGTAGATCGTTTAAAAGGGATTCCTTCTTTTACGGGAGTGACCGATATTACATCGGCTGTGAAAAGAGCTCGAATCGGAGGAACACTCAGCCCTCATGAGTTGCTTGCAGTTCATAATACGGTTCATACGGCACGCAGGATTAAACGAATCCTTCACAGCATGGAAGATGAGATTGAGATCAGCAAGTTGTCATTTTTAAGCGAACAGATTTCAGAACAAAAACCGCTGGAAGATGCCATTAAATCTTGTATCAGCGAAACAGCAGAGGTGCTGGATTCTGCGAGTTCCGCATTATCACAAATCCGAAGAGAACTTCGGTCAGGTGAATCACGGATTAGAGAAAAACTTGACTCCATGATTCGTTCATCTACGGTTTCTAAAATGTTACAAGATCAGCTGATTACGATTCGCGGGGATCGGTTTGTTATCCCTGTAAAAGCGGAGTATCGCGCCCACTTCGGTGGTATTGTTCATGACCAATCAGGATCGGGGGCTACTTTGTTTATAGAACCGGAATCCATCGTTGCGATGAACAACAAGCTGAGAGAGACACGTTTAGCAGAAGAACGCGAAATAGAAGTTATTTTGCAGAAATTGACTGCTCTTGTAGGCGAACAATCCGAGTGGCTCATTGATGATGTCGAATTGTTGGGAACCCTTGATTTCATTTTTGCGAAGGGTCGGGTTGCCCGTGAAATGAAAGCGACACTGCCAATCATGAATGATCGCGGGTTTATGAAGATCAAAAAAGGGCGTCATCCTTTAATCCCACTGGATAAAGTGGTACCGACGGATCTTGAACTTGGAAATTCATATAGTTCGATCATTGTGACAGGACCGAATACAGGAGGGAAGACGGTTACCCTTAAAACGGTTGGTCTCCTCAGTCTTATGGCGATGTCAGGGTTATTTGTGCCTGCTGAAGATGGAAGTCAGCTATGTGTTTTTGATGCGATCTATGCTGATATCGGTGACGAGCAAAGTATTGAACAAAGTCTCAGTACGTTTTCAAGCCATATGACGAATATCATTCGCATTCTATCCCAGATGACACCGAAAAGTTTGGTTCTTTTGGATGAGCTGGGCGCAGGGACAGATCCTGCTGAAGGTTCTGCGCTTGCGATCTCTATTCTTGAGCATATTCACTCTACAGGTTGTCGTATGATTGCAACAACTCATTATAGTGAACTAAAAGCATATGCATACGAACGAAAAGGAATTATTAATGCGAGCATGGAGTTTGATGTCGCGTCACTAAGTCCGACGTACCGCCTATTAATTGGTGTACCTGGCCGTAGTAATGCCTTTGCGATCGCTGAACGTTTAGGTCTGCAATCGGACATTCTCGACTATGCACGCGGTGAAGTGAAAGAGGAAGATCAGCGTGTTGAGAATATGATCGCATCCCTTGAAGATAACCGGCTTAAAGCCGAGCAGGAACATGATAAAGCTCAGCAAATTCGTGCAGAACTGGAGCAGCTTCGAAGTCAGCATGAACATGAAATTAAAAAACTGGAAGAACAACGTGAGAAATGGTTAACGAAGGCGGAACAAGAAGCTCGCGATATCGTAGCCAAAGCACGTCAAGAATCCGAAAAAATCATTCATGATCTTAGAAAAATGGCACTTGAAGAAGGTGCTTCTGTCAAAGAGCATAAGTTGATTGCTGCACGTAAAGGGCTCGAAGAAGCGGAGCCGGCAGAACGCAAGAAAAAAGTGAAGAAGGCAGCGGAGACCAAAAAAATTGGTCTTGGTGATGAAGTGAAGGTCAGCAGTTTGAATCAAAAAGGTCATGTGGTTGAATTGTCTGACAAAGAGGCACTTGTTCAAATAGGCATTATGAAGATGAAAATAGCTGTCTCCGATCTGGAACTAATTGAAACATCGCAAAAAGCATCGACTCAGGTCCAGCGCCATGTTACCGCGGTGAAACGGACTCGTGATGATAATGTGCGTTCTGAACTTGATTTGCGTGGAGCGAATCTTGAAGAAGCACTGATTGAAGCAGATCGTTTTATTGACGAAGCATTTTTATCTAACTTAGGACAAGTGTACTTAATTCACGGTAAAGGAACAGGAGTACTCCGTACAGGAATTCAGGATTATTTAAGAAAACACAAAAATGTCAAAAGCTATCGTCTTGGAAATTATGGAGAAGGCGGTTCCGGTGTGACCGTTGTTGAACTGAAATAA